In Portunus trituberculatus isolate SZX2019 chromosome 22, ASM1759143v1, whole genome shotgun sequence, one DNA window encodes the following:
- the LOC123507586 gene encoding sialidase-like — protein MDPFLTNARQFFQGLPTSTRGYDGSSLEDTTHAPPTPTPPATPTLPPAHGYYPYQVGGSLVGAAPPTSLPGQLPQSRPITPATPSHKPLDHTPTASPYNVSSFLQPPSTKPSANDSRYLSHLDHMRQVSASAPSRQLNPVADARAASRSYSSQPSLVMDGYTSQVYSTPSTLSHDSLHTPRSYSTQAPSALEPHLRPYGLQQAKAESRYLARHLASSKEARTHATPFSAPTLAPDPRMHHLDNKYSSKTEARPDLRGLEVRPDPRPDYRHEPWPPVCRAPEAKALERLATSVHTAAVATTVNGSKDALYLGRRLEELPPTRHGDDPYRKAPQVNGSRDPLYANGSHTAYPAPPQRETSSERPVDPHPKEDLALDLSVKTVRQTPDSTAPDPEKSGSGSSSSSTSPLSSVSSDRLAHSEAAKCSSSSIPLAGSGKVSKGPSPVPKATHSLSGLLRATPPSHVPSPYGINGTPSLMPNTAAALARVPHMLAATKRPGDPSYPDSRTKMRRSSSPAGRAAVAAAAAAPPPAPAAHHPPSAHYPPHLSDKMLYGGHREAEHSRGLNLLAGASLISSREAVERRQPSVERRDPVAEWRKDSSAFERRAVREVVPGRSDLAQDRREVALERKGTSLEKWPQNAAYEAAYPLQGPRDL, from the coding sequence ATGGACCCGTTCCTGACCAACGCGCGGCAGTTCTTTCAAGGCCTGCCCACTTCCACCCGCGGGTATGACGGCTCCAGCCTGGAAGACACCACCCATGCTCCGCCCACCCCCACGCCCCCAGCCACGCCCACACTGCCGCCAGCACATGGCTACTACCCATACCAGGTGGGCGGAAGTCTGGTGGGGGCAGCGCCGCCCACCAGCCTGCCTGGCCAGCTGCCCCAGAGCCGCCCCATCACCCCCGCCACACCCTCACACAAGCCCCTGGATCACACTCCAACCGCCTCGCCCTACAATGTCTCATCTTTTCTACAGCCGCCTTCCACCAAGCCCTCGGCCAATGACTCCCGCTACCTGTCCCACCTGGACCACATGCGGCAGGTGTCGGCGTCTGCCCCCTCCAGGCAACTCAACCCTGTGGCTGACGCCCGTGCTGCCTCGCGCTCTTATAGTAGCCAACCGTCGCTGGTGATGGATGGCTACACCAGCCAGGTCTACAGCACACCCTCCACGCTGTCCCACGACAGCCTGCACACCCCACGCTCTTACTCCACACAGGCACCCTCTGCCCTAGAGCCCCACCTGCGGCCATATGGGCTGCAGCAAGCCAAGGCAGAGAGCAGGTACCTGGCCCGCCACCTGGCCTCCAGCAAGGAAGCCAGGACGCACGCCACACCCTTCAGCGCCCCAACCCTGGCCCCTGACCCGCGCATGCACCACCTTGACAACAAGTACTCATCAAAAACTGAGGCACGGCCAGACCTTCGAGGGCTGGAGGTGCGGCCCGACCCACGGCCAGACTACCGCCACGAGCCATGGCCGCCGGTGTGCCGCGCCCCTGAGGCCAAGGCCTTGGAGCGTCTGGCCACATCCGTCCACACTGCCGCCGTCGCCACTACCGTCAACGGCTCCAAGGACGCCCTTTACCTGGGGCGGCGGCTGGAGGAGTTGCCCCCGACCCGCCACGGGGACGACCCCTACAGGAAGGCCCCACAGGTCAATGGGTCTCGGGACCCCCTCTACGCCAATGGCTCCCACACTGCTTACCCTGCCCCACCGCAGAGGGAAACGTCCTCCGAGCGGCCTGTGGATCCCCACCCCAAGGAGGACCTGGCCCTGGACCTCTCTGTGAAGACAGTGCGGCAGACTCCGGACTCCACTGCCCCAGACCCGGAGAAGagcggcagtggcagcagcagcagcagcacgtcGCCGCTCAGCTCAGTGAGCAGCGACCGGCTGGCCCACAGTGAGGCGGCCAAGTGCAGCTCAAGTTCCATTCCTTTGGCTGGGTCGGGGAAGGTGAGCAAGGGGCCATCCCCAGTGCCCAAGGCCACCCACTCCCTGAGTGGCCTGCTGCGGGCCACGCCACCCAGCCATGTGCCGTCCCCATATGGGATCAACGGCACCCCTAGTCTCATGCCTAACACAGCCGCCGCCCTGGCTAGAGTTCCTCACATGCTGGCGGCCACCAAGCGCCCCGGAGACCCCTCCTACCCTGACAGCCGCACTAAAATGCGCCGTAGCAGCTCCCCGGCAGGCagggcagcagtagcagcagcggcagcagcaccaccaccagcaccagcagcacatCATCCCCCAAGCGCCCACTACCCGCCTCACCTGAGTGACAAGATGCTGTATGGTGGCCACAGGGAGGCAGAGCACAGCCGTGGCCTCAACCTCCTAGCTGGAGCATCACTGATCAGCAGCAGGGAGGCTGTGGAGCGGCGTCAGCCCAGTGTGGAGCGCAGGGATCCGGTggcagagtggaggaaggactCGTCGGCCTTTGAGAGGAGAGCAGTGCGGGAGGTGGTGCCTGGGCGCAGCGACCTGGCCCAAGACAGGAGAGAAGTGGCcttggagaggaaaggaaccaGCCTGGAGAAGTGGCCCCAAAATGCTGCCTATGAGGCAGCCTATCCCCTCCAAGGCCCCAGAGACCTTTGA
- the LOC123507387 gene encoding protein piccolo-like — translation MGRGPSTCWDRVTLPPPSPPPYLNRGPGLTPPSTPTLTPMAGPPTDYLTPPTPRLPLQPSPPPPTSSQPAPHLPQPHHQQKQEHHRSSSQYPAYPHSVKGAATLGFPTPHQTYPYSHHRSESNHNLYSHKRTSQVSPHPASSPHPSVSPHPSASPHLSASPHPSASPHMSGSPHPLAASPRPGVSPHPVQQGRTPQSSPHPAQRLPTSSPAQLPSHSYPNSLPPSPYSTHQTTPPSSTAPPTHLAHPSHQAKSPGSHVPQPSAHSATSQPHISRPQPANPPSASLPQYPEYPPQDHLPQTHPLPYPSHLPHGYTSPYLHHIQSATSAHTRTPHSTQPYPSSQLPPPAQPHPPAQPHPSASPISPASPVLSIQPASPSLKNASTIFPTSSSLTEPSTFLSATTTNLPHSLFHLRNSSTFPFLIFPATYISASLIHLTDPHSISCPDSSTHFRGSHTITSCNIPIANSHSSSTHSQPYAPPHSSQSTSHSTPTSVHSSQPSPSHSTHSPSSTNSVPVSSTHNTQPSPSAQPQSTYSTQPSTTHSSQPPSSSTHIPPNSSSSSHPSHAPPHISTGHSSYTPPAARVPSHVTQPHHPPSTPHLSHPQPPPHSSYPHPSQPHPSQPPTQTPPHPTHPSQAAHPSHHPHSSYTPAPPPPSHPHPYAQGYHHPTHPYSYLTQGHPHPSLTHSTPPTTQPSQTSPRSTPAPPHPPAHHLHPSHPYPQHSQSYYPHQPYAHSSQGQPHPPASHYPRSHNQPASQPARSHSTHSIPPQVRPPHTPAQPSHSLYPAQSPSAAPHTPQPGHRPSPHTPQTHPAQAPPHHPHYQATRLPHPTVKMESVPGGSQYMGYMYPSSQYGPPRPEAAPGKGYPDPTAPQLPSPGPRVSQEGEVSRVYTKGEQKSYDPPSGGMAKPESWSAHPTSTPATDTKEAVPEGSSRLATYPAPPAQPEAHKTSTVFEFKEEDSTQLEQPQSSSKVLEPGKAALAEKLHKKIHRVESQENLAAKKESSQEPAPAKKEEVKPEENEWDSGFNKLLDDLALNPDTVTSKKSKTLGRRYLQKVQIQEAIDNDLIALPTSYAVEEEEEESEPEPPVKFRGKFKSIKDKKVERLILTYASHSDESATEMIPDEDASDFEEELKREIRSKDKRRSQHKKSCKNYESSGSEVGRKSSSSRKGGGRGQNKENKPNNKQDLEYSYSSSNSSGSSSNSSSDSSGSDSNNDSDSDDSDSDEELKPKIRKNRRGKKWDSESTDSEVIIPRRRTRGGYRSSSEEEVVRKPSQKNKKRRKKQDSSDSDDVPPKMRRGKRKKKLDSDDDEYVAPRRGKKKASGRKRQKKRIQEDSDEASEEEEEEEVTKKTRSRKKKAPVTKKSRSKRLVSESSSSDSEEEGSVRRTKKVTGKRKKGSRKKQKKEEDSSDNSDIPTTKKSHSKTNIIVESDNSDDSKKSEPEDKKESEKSSSKEKSDEESSSAEKIKKEKKVKSEEEDEEQEEEGSIKVNEKQQEEQEVGDEEEEEDEDDEDDDEIDLRKDSVVEKLNKIREEELNREDVREMKAWFNEVTNDMKQQLGSMKEVALRHCWKKPQFGAGEDFLHGWQTDVKKYKELTGRFPKKLCQAAKHQAALSPSKGSSKKNRDHDSGKDPNQKQGSSPAKNTRSKSGIIKTSMSVVDDERLKVAARPEISSVMQRFFDKVLADSGNDCGKGGLSGKKFHLGPFSGFGAQRVPTGLTPTPSVAPSMMASDDSDLDSLASLRTDLPASDSIPVSRRSIASSLLKKFGRKYNDKKLNALYLNKPRSILAATNKPQLLPTPGMPTTEQDLKGMSPDELKMATFFRRETVNNYRDNFEVIVTKNGINEFIPILYQSRTRNKTKQIQDAATLKSVFGSDIPPHLLKKVEEIKTKKQLKKAQKKEEAKVGTKEDGSPVPGSRASTPAGSLMAPGEEDDDSELRSERSGSVLGESSVPQATKRAKRKFRKFRSGFDYIRKKKKVKADDEATPSRKRIPVRRHVNWPEESRDVAAEVRSWVVNKGLGETVLHKAARLQYHDVVVYCAESPDFDINVRDNAGYTPLHEACNRGHLDIAQVLCAHGAHVNAPGYKGMRPLHEAVENGHGELARLLLAYGADPALTTYAGQTCLALCADTQTLELMEGYLADLKGWPGTMWHFTGPARLFDPEEQGCDVFRNIPEGKLRARESNLCPKRQAVEGSVETPCVVKTEDMTQDCSEENALKSAEKLASETGGTAKEGGDIPSGAENSSMSVVSIKKEITTEDQVDGEKEEELQKVEMERKTQEEEESEESDLEEMTFMWSEEPIVDIYEVEGRPHQYCLLREVTRRLGVSRRDLIVAAKTIETLMVSPEEFESRVYSCVCGTSRWQPDGGRVELVRLTAALERLLGLQTVVVR, via the exons ATGGGGAGAGGTCCAAGTACTTGCTGGGACAGAGTCACGCTGCCACCTCCGTCCCCTCCACCATACCTCAACAGGGGTCCAGGGCTCACCCCACCCAGCACCCCCACTCTTACACCTATGGCCGGCCCCCCGACAGACTACCTCACGCCCCCTACTCCCAGGCTGCCCCTGCAGCCAtcccctccaccccccaccAGCAG ccagccagcccctcACCTGCCCCAGCCCCACCACCAGCAGAAGCAGGAGCACCACCGGTCATCGTCCCAGTACCCTGCCTACCCACACTCCGTCAAGGGAGCTGCCACATTGGGCTTCCCCACGCCCCACCAGACCTACCCCTACTCCCACCACCGGTCAGAGTCCAACCACAACCTGTACTCCCacaagaggaccagccaggtgTCCCCTCACCCAGCTAGCTCCCCACACCCATCTGTGTCCCCCCACCCATCAGCCTCCCCCCACCTGTCAGCCTCTCCTCACCCATCAGCCTCACCCCACATGTCAGGGTCCCCTCACCCACTGGCAGCCTCTCCACGTCCCGGGGTGTCTCCTCACCCAGTTCAGCAGGGAAGGACACCCCAGTCCTCCCCTCATCCTGCCCAGAGACTGCCCACCAGCTCCCCAGCACAGCTCCCCAGCCACAGCTATCCCAACAGTCTGCCACCAAGCCCTTACTCCACCCACCAGACCACACCACCATCCAGCACAGCCCCTCCTACCCACCTggcccacccatcccaccaggcCAAGTCCCCAGGGTCTCATGTCCCCCAACCGTCTGCACACTCAGCCACATCTCAGCCACACATCAGCAGACCCCAGCCAGCCAACCCACCCAGTGCCTCCCTCCCACAGTATCCTGAGTATCCCCCACAGGATCACCTTCCACAGACACACCCCTTGCCCTACCCATCCCACCTCCCCCATGGGTACACCTCACCCTACCTCCACCACATCCAGTCAGCCACATCCGCTCACACCCGCACTCCGCACTCCACCCAACCTTATCCTTCCTCCCAGCTTCCCCCACCAGCCCAGCCTCACCCACCTGCCCAGCCTCACCCATCAGCCTCACCCATCAGCCCAGCCTCACCAGTCTtatccatccagccagcctcaCCCAGCCTCAAAAATGCATCCACCATCTTCCCAACATCATCCAGTCTCACAGAACCATCCACCTTCctctcagccaccaccaccaacctcccacactcactcttcCACCTCAGAAACTCATCCACCTTCCCATTCCTCATCTTCCCAGCCACCTACATCTCAGCTTCCCTCATCCACCTCACAGACCCACACTCCATCTCATGCCCAGACTCATCCACTCACTTCAGAGGTTCACACACCATCACAAGTTGCAACATCCCAATC GCTAACTCTCATTCCTCAAGTACTCATTCTCAGCCCTatgctcctcctcattcctcccaATCCACCTCTCATTCTACTCCCACCTCTGTTCATTCCTCACAACCCTCCCCTTCTCATTccactcattctccttcttctactaaTTCTGTGCCTGTCTCCTCCACTCATAACACTCAGCCCTCTCCCTCAGCCCAGCCGCAGTCCACCTATTCCACACAGCCTTCTACTACTCATTCCAGTCAA cctccatcctcctccacacacattcCACCtaattcatcctcctcctcacatcctAGTCATGCCCCACCACACATCTCCACTGGTCACTCCTCGTACACTCCTCCAGCTGCCCGTGTTCCATCCCACGTCACCCAACCACATCACCCGCCATCTAcacctcatcttagtcaccctCAACCTCCTCCACACTCTTCCTATCCTCATCCTTCCCAGCCTCATCCTTCCCAGCCTCCCACACAAACTCCTCCTCACCCAACGCATCCTAGCCAAGCCGCACACCCATCTCATCACCCTCACAGTTCCTACACCCccgctccccctcctccctcacaccctcaccccTATGCTCAAGGTTATCATCACCCTACTCATCCCTATTCTTACCTCACCCAGGGCCACCCAcacccctccctcacacactccaccccacccaccactcagcCTTCTCAGACATCACCCAGATCCACCccagctcctccccaccccccagCACACCATCTTCACCCCTCCCATCCTTACCCTCAGCATTCTCAGTCCTATTATCCCCACCAGCCCTATGCTCACTCCTCCCAGGGCCAGCCTCACCCCCCAGCCTCACACTACCCTCGCAGCCACAACCAGCCTGCCTCCCAGCCTGCCAGGAGCCATTCCACACACTCCATCCCTCCCCAGGTGCGGCCTCCCCACACCCCTGCCCAGCCCAGCCACTCCCTCTACCCTGCCCAGTCCCCCTCAGCAGCCCCACACACTCCACAGCCTGGCCACAGACCCTCCCCCCACACTCCACAGACCCACCCTGCTCAAgcccctccccaccacccccactaccaGGCCACCAGACTACCCCACCCCACTGTCAAGATGGAGAGTGTCCCTGGAGGCTCCCAGTACATGGGCTATATGTACCCTTCCTCCCAGTACGGTCCCCCGCGACCTGAGGCAGCCCCGGGGAAGGGCTACCCAGACCCCACTGCACCCCAGCTTCCATCACCAGGCCCCAGGGTGTCCCAGGAGGGTGAAGTGTCCCGTGTGTACACAAAAGGTGAACAAAAATCCTACGACCCACCGAGTGGTGGGATGGCAAAGCCAGAGTCCTGGTCAGCCCATCCCACCagcaccccagccactgacaccAAGGAGGCTGTGCCTGAAGGCAGTTCCCGGCTAGCAACTTACCCAGCACCACCTGCCCAGCCTGAGGCACACAAGACTTCCACTGTGTTTGAGTTCAAAGAAGAGGACAGCACCCAACTGGAGCAGCCCCAGTCCAGCAGCAAAGTGTTGGAGCCGGGCAAGGCTGCATTGGCAGAGAAACTGCACAAGAAGATCCACCGGGTGGAGAGCCAGGAGAACCTGGCTGCCAAGAAGGAGAGCAGCCAGGAGCCTGCCCCagccaagaaggaggaggtgaagcctGAGGAGAATGAGTGGGATTCTGGCTTTAACAAGTTGCTGGATGACCTCGCTCTGAACCCTGACACTGTGACCAGCAAGAAGAGCAAGACGTTAGGACGGAGGTACTTGCAGAAGGTTCAGATCCAGGAGGCCATTGATAATGACCTCATAGCTCTGCCCACATCCTatgctgtggaggaggaggaagaggagagtgagcCAGAACCCCCAGTGAAGTTCAGAGGGAAGTTCAAAAGTATAAAAGACAAGAAGGTGGAGCGCCTCATCCTGACCTACGCCTCACACTCGGACGAGAGTGCCACCGAGATGATTCCCGACGAGGATGCCAGCGACTTTGAGGAGGAGCTGAAGCGGGAGATCCGTTCCAAAGACAAACGAAGAAGCCAACACAAGAAATCCTGCAAGAACTACGAGAGCAGTGGAAGCGAAGTCGGCCGTAAGtcgagcagcagcaggaagggtGGAGGCCGTGGgcagaacaaggaaaacaagccAAATAACAAACAAGACTTAGAATATTcatacagcagcagcaacagcagtggcagcagcagcaatagcagtagtgacagtagtggGAGCGACTCCAACAATGATTCGGACAGTGATGACTCGGACTCTGACGAGGAACTGAAGccaaagataaggaagaaccGGCGAGGAAAGAAGTGGGACAGCGAGAGCACAGACTCCGAGGTGATAATTCCCAGACGCCGGACCCGAGGAGGCTACAGGTCTtcaagtgaggaggaggtggtccgCAAACCATcgcagaagaacaagaagagaagaaagaagcaagacTCCAGTGACTCAGACGATGTTCCACCAAaaatgaggagagggaagaggaagaaaaagcttGACTCGGATGATGATGAGTATGTTGCgccgagaagaggaaagaagaaagcgagtggcagaaagagacagaagaaaagaatacaggAGGACTCTGACGAGGCttctgaagaggaagaagaggaagaggtgacaaagaagacaagatcaaggaagaagaaagctccAGTAACCAAAAAGAGCAGGAGTAAACGTCTAGTGAGCGAGTCATCGTCTTCAGactcggaggaggagggaagtgtgaGGAGAACCAAGAAAGTGACgggcaagaggaaaaaaggaagcaggaagaaacagaagaaggaagaggactcTAGTGATAACTCTGACATTCCAACCACCAAGAAGAGTCACTCGAAGACCAACATCATTGTGGAGAGTGACAACAGCGATGACTCGAAGAAGAGTGAACctgaagataagaaggagagtgaaaagtcCTCGTCCAAGGAGAAATCTGATGAGGAAAGTTCATCAgcggaaaagattaagaaagaaaagaaagtaaagtcagaagaggaggatgaagagcaggaggaagagggaagcatCAAGGTTAATGAAAAGCaacaggaggagcaagaggtgggggatgaggaggaggaggaagatgaggatgatgaagatgatgatgagattGATCTCAGAAAAGATTCAGTGGtggaaaaactgaataaaataagagaggaggaactgAATAGGGAAGACGTGAGAGAGATGAAGGCTTGGTTCAACGAGGTGACCAACGACATGAAGCAGCAGCTGGGGAGCATGAAGGAGGTGGCTCTCAGGCACTGCTGGAAGAAGCCTCAATTTGGGGCTGGGGAGGACTTTCTGCACGGGTGGCAGACAGATGTCAAGAAGTACAAGGAGTTGACCGGCAGGTTCCCCAAGAAGCTGTGCCAGGCTGCCAAACACCAGGCCGCCCTGTCGCCAAGCAAGGGGTCGAGCAAGAAGAACCGTGATCACGACTCAGGAAAGGATCCGAACCAGAAGCAAGGGTCCTCACCAGCCAAGAACACTCGCAGCAAATCTGGCATCATCAAGACCAGCATGTCGGTGGTGGACGACGAGCGGCTGAAGGTTGCGGCGCGGCCGGAAATCAGTAGTGTCATGCAGAGGTTCTTTGACAAGGTTCTGGCAGACTCTGGCAATGACTGTGGCAAGGGAGGACTCTCAGGGAAGAAGTTCCACCTTGGCCCATTCTCAGGATTTGGTGCCCAGCGCGTCCCAACTGGCCTCACCCCAACGCCCTCTGTGGCCCCGTCCATGATGGCCAGCGATGACTCCGACCTGGATTCCCTTGCCAGCCTGAGGACGGACCTCCCAGCCTCAGACAGCATCCCTGTGTCCAGGAGGTCCATTGCCAGCAGCCTCCTCAAGAAGTTTGGACGGAAGTATAATGACAAGAAGCTCAATGCCCTGTACCTGAACAAGCCCAGATCCATCCTGGCAGCCACCAACAAGCCCCAGCTGCTGCCCACGCCTGGTATGCCCACCACGGAGCAGGACCTCAAGGGCATGTCACCTGATGAGCTCAAGATGGCGACCTTCTTcaggagagagacagtgaacaACTACAGAGACAACTTTGAGGTGATCGTGACCAAGAATGGAATCAATGAGTTCATCCCCATCCTGTACCAGTCCAGGACGCGCAACAAGACCAAGCAGATACAGGACGCTGCCACCCTCAAGTCAGTGTTTGGTTCGGAcatccctcctcacctcctgaagaaggtggaggagatcaagaccAAGAAGCAGCTCAAGAAAgcacaaaagaaggaggaggccaAAGTAGGGACCAAGGAGGATGGTTCTCCTGTCCCTGGGAGTCGAGCCAGCACGCCGGCAGGCTCTCTCATGGCCCcaggggaggaggatgacgattCAGAACTAAGGAGTGAGCGGTCAGGGTCCGTGCtgggtgagtcctcagtcccgCAGGCTACCAAGCGGGCCAAGAGGAAGTTCAGGAAGTTCAGGAGTGGGTTTGACTAcatcaggaagaagaagaaagtaaaggcgGATGATGAGGCAACACCATCCAGGAAACGCATT CCTGTCCGGAGGCACGTCAACTGGCCGGAGGAGAGCCGTGACGTGGCGGCCGAGGTGCGCAGCTGGGTGGTGAACAAAGGCCTGGGGGAGACGGTCCTGCACAAAGCTGCCCGTCTGCAGTACCAT GATGTGGTGGTGTACTGTGCTGAGAGTCCAGACTTTGACATCAATGTTCGGGACAATGCTGGGTACACTCCCCTGCATGAGGCTTGCAACAGAGGCCACCTGGATATTGCACAG GTGTTGTGTGCCCACGGTGCCCATGTCAACGCCCCGGGCTACAAGGGCATGCGGCCACTGCATGAGGCCGTGGAGAATGGACATGGGGAGCTGGCCCGCCTGCTGCTGGCCTATGGGGCTGATCCGGCCCTCACCACCTATGCCGGTCAGACCTGCTTGGCTCTCTGTGCTGACACTCAGACCCTGGAGCTGATGGAGGGCTACCTGGCAGACCTCAAGGGCTGGCCAGGCACCATGTGGCACTTCACTGGCCCAGCGAGACTCTTTG ACCCTGAGGAGCAAGGGTGTGATGTGTTCCGCAACATCCCAGAGGGCAAGCTGAGGGCGAGGGAGAGCAACTTGTGCCCAAAGAGACAAGCGGTGGAGGGTTCGGTGGAAACTCCCTGTGTGGTGAAGACTGAGGACATGACCCAAGACTGCAGTGAAGAGAACGCACTGAAGAGCGCGGAGAAACTTGCCTCAGAGACAGGAGGAACtgccaaggaaggaggagacatTCCTTCTGGGGCAGAAAACAGCAGCATGAGTGTGGTGTCCATAAAGAAGGAAATCACAACTGAGGACCAagtagatggagagaaggaggaggaattacaaaaggtggaaatggagagaaaaactcaggaagaggaggagagtgaggagtcAGACCTGGAGGAGATGACATTTATGTGGAGTGAGGAGCCAATAGTGGACATTTATGAGGTGGAGGGACGGCCACACCAGTACTGTCTGCTGCGGGAGGTGACGCGGCGGCTTGGGGTGAGTCGCCGGGACCTCATCGTGGCGGCCAAGACCATCGAGACCCTCATGGTGTCCCCAGAGGAGTTTGAGAGCCGTGTGTACAGCTGTGTGTGCGGTACGTCGCGCTGGCAGCCGGATGGGGGCCGTGTGGAACTGGTCCGGTTGACGGCCGCCCTGGAGCGCCTGCTTGGCCTGCAGACGGTGGTCGTGCGGTGA